Below is a window of Shinella sp. PSBB067 DNA.
GGCGAGCGTCCTCACGAGCAAGGACGTCCAGAGCGAGACCAGCACGACCAGCAGGACGACACGGCCCAGAACATTGGAAAGCCTTACCAGCGCGAATGCAAATGCATATCCGAGGACAAGGCAGATGCCCGCCACGGCGACACTTGCAACAAGCGTTCTCGCAAAGACGCGCTGATAGACCGCCCTGTTGGCCTCGACCATGCCAATGGAACTGTCGGCTTTTCGTTCGAGGTCGACGGCAGCCAACACGAACAGCGGCGTCCATCGCGATGATTCCCGCCGCAGCAGAAACCAGATCTCCTTGTCCGCCCAGCGCTCGTCCAACCCGATCAGTTTTGCGCGCGCGTCCGCACCGGCCGCCTCCTGCAGGCTGGAAGCCGTTTTCTGTATCAAGGAACGGTAGCCGGGACGATGATAGTTTAGGGTCCTTGCAAGGATCGCCAGTGCGGGCTTGCCGCGCAGGGCCGAGATGTCGTTGGCAAGTGCCTGCACGACGCCATCGGGCGGAAATTCATCGTTTTGCCACCCCGGCATCGCCGCCACCGTACGCGGCAGATTGTCGACGATGTCGGAATTGTCGACCGCCCGATAGCCGAAGAACAGGAGCGGCAAAACGAACGCACTCGCAAGAAGAAGAAGTGCGGGCGCGGTGAGGATGAGCGCCTTGATCTCTCGGATCCATTCGACCCGCCTCAACTGACGCTTCAAGTCCTCGCTTCTTGCAGGCTGATCCCGCAGAGTGCCTGCGGGATCCAAGCGTAACCCGCTCGTCGCGGATTGTGAGGTATTGCCTCGTTCCATCACTCACTTGCCCAAGAGTTGAAACGTTCGGTCAGCGAGTCGAGATTGTCGCGCCACACCGCGACATTCGGAGGAATACCGAATTTGACGCGCTCGGCGGTGTTCGGCATGTATGTCAGGTATTGCGGCTCCAGCAGCGTGAACGCCTTGCTGTTTGCAGAAGCGTAGTCGATGTGGCGCATGAATTCCGCCTGGTGCTCCGGCGCGGTCGCCCATGCGATGAAATTCATCGCCGCCGCAGCATTGGGAGAATCCTTGAGGATCACCCACTGATTGTTGCCGATCAGGTAGTCCGCATTCCAGACGAATTCGAGTTCCTGGCCCTGCGTCTTGTTCGCAGCGCCGATGCGGCCGTTGTAGGCGACGGCGATATCGAATTCTTCAGAGAGGAAGCCCTGAATGAGCTCGGTTCCCGAGGACCACCAGACGATATGATCCTTGATGGAGTCCAGCATCGCGAACGCCTTGTCCTGCCCCTCCTTGGTCGCCAGCGTCGTATAGACGTCCTCTTTCGGAACGCCGGCGCCCAGCAGCGCAATCTCCAACGTGATCGTCGCGGATTTGCGCAGTCCCCGCTTTCCGGGAAACTTCCCGGTGTCGAAGAAGTCCGCCCATGTCTGCGGACCGTTGGGAAGCTTGGCCTTGTTGTAGGCAAGGCCGGTTCCCGATGTCAGGGAAACGATGCCGCAATCGTTGTACGTGTTCGGCAGAAGATCGGCGATGGGAAGACGGGATAGGTCGAGCTTTTCATAAAGCCCCTCCTCGCAGCCGGTGACGGCTTCCGCATCTTCCATTTCGGCGATGTCCCACTGATACGTGCCGGCCTCCACCTGTGCCCGCGCTTTCGCGATCTCTCCGTTGAACGTATCCTCGACGATCTTGGTACCGGTCTCCTTCTCATAGGGGGCCCAGTAGGCGATGCGGTTCGCATCGCTGACCACACCGCCCCAGCTGGCAATTCGCACAGCGTCCGCCCACGCTGGTCCCGATGTGAGCAATGCCGCCAACATCAATGGCAAAATCGGTTTGCACGCCATTCCCATTCTCCTCAAACAACGGACATTGTTCCCCTTGCCGCTTCCGTGGCCCGTCGCACGTACGGCTTGACGCCCGCCGAGAGCGGATCGCCTTTTTTCTGTAAGCCTATGTTTTCAAGCTGCCGAAAAGAGCTAGGACCTGACCCCGTCCGAACGTTCCGGTGGCAACGCGCGCACCGCATCGCGATCGATGACGAGCGGTATTTTTTCGCCCGGTTCCAACCGGACAGGATGCGTGAAGGTGGAAATCTTCACCTGCAACGATTCACCTCTCTCGGTCACGCAGCGCAGGCGCGTCTGGTCGCCCAAGTAGAAGATCTCCTCGATCACCCCGTCGAATGCGGTACTGCCATCGCCCCCTCCGACCCTGATCGCTTCCGGACGGATGGCCAGCAGCACATCGTCCCCCGGCTGGAACGCGCGAACCGGCCTTGCATCGAGCGATTGGCCCGAGGCGAGCTGCACGCAGCATGAAGAGATGCCGGACGCCTGGACTTTGGCCTGGAGAAGGTTGTTGTCGCCGATGAAACCAGCGACAAACGCGGTGTCGGGCCTTTCGTAAAGGTCACGCGGAGCGCCGAGTTGCTCTATACGCCCCTTGTGAAACAAGGCGATCCTGTCGGAGAGCGTCAGTGCCTCACCCTGATCGTGAGTGACATAGACGATGGTCAGGCCCAGATCGCTGTGCAGACGCTTCAACTCGACCTGAAGCTGCTCGCGCAGTTGGCGGTCGAGAGCGCCCAGCGGCTCATCCATGAGAACAAGACGAGGCTCGAAGATGAGTGCCCGCGCGACGGCAACGCGCTGTCGCTGGCCACCCGAGAGCGCGGCCGGGCTCCGTTTGCCAAGGCCCGAGAGATTGACCATCTCCAGGGCGCGGTCGACCCGCAGCCTGATCTGTCCGGCGTCGACACGGCGCAGCTTCAACGGATAGGCCAGGTTCTGCGCCACCGTCATGTGCGGGAAGAGCGCGTAATCCTGGAAGACCATGCCGATGTCGCGTCGATGGGGCGGCACATTCGCAAGAGAATGTCCGGAAAGGAGGATTTCCCCTGCCGTGGGCTCTTCAAACCCGGCGAGCATCATCAAGGTGGTCGTTTTACCCGATCCGGATGGACCGAGAAGACTGAGAAACTCCCCTTCCCGAACAGAGAGGTCGAGGCGATCGACCACCGGAACGACGCCGTCATAGGTTTTGCTGACGCCCTCGAAAGACACGAGTGTGCGATCCGTGAGCTTTCGATCGACAGAAAGAGGATGATGTACCGGATACGTCATCGCTCATACTCCGCGTTGCCGCACACGCCGATATGCTGGCCGGAAACATGACGTGCCCTGTCGGAGCAAAGGAAGATCATCATGTCGGCGATTTCCTCGGGCTGGATCTGGGTGCGCATCGAGATGAAGCTCAAGCCTTCCGCCTTCAGTTCCTGCGAATCCACGCCAAGGGCCGCCGCCTTGCGATTGAACACCGCATTGCCGCGCTCGTTGTCTATCCAACCCGGCAATATGGAATTCACTCGGATGTTGGATGGACCCAATTCGCGGGCAAGGGTTTCCGTCATGCCGAGAACGCCCACCTTGGAAACCGTGTAAGGCAAACGCATGGGCAGAGCGGTGCGAGCGCTCGTCGATGACACATTCAGTATGGTGCCGCCGCCCGCCTGCTTCAGCAGCGGAATGGCGAGCCGGACGCAGTAGAAGAAACCAGACAGATTGACCGCGATCGTTCTGTCCCAGTCCTGCGTCGTAACGTCCTCGGCGAGCGCCGTGGGGCCGGCGATCCCAACGTTGTTGATGAGAACATCCAGCCCGCCGAGCCTTGCGAGCGCATCGTCGAAAAGGCGCGCGACGTCATCCACGTTCCCGCAGTCGCAGATGCTGCCTGATATCCCGGCGTCAGGCGATACGACCGATGCCACTGCAGCGGAATTGATATCGCATATGTGCACGCGCGCTCCGGCCGACGAGAACTTTTGCGATAAAACCACACCTGCGCCTCCCGCGGCACCAGTGATCACTACTCTTTTCCCCTGAAGTTCCATGTCGACCTCTATTCTGTGATCTCAGAATAGAGGTGTGCGACCTGTTGTCAATGGGCATGTCGCAAATATTGATGCACTGACGTGAACCGCCTGCTATGCGCCCTCCTGGTCGAATGACGCCGAAAGAGCCGCATAGCGGTCCAGATCCGGGGACGTCGGTTCGCGGGCGAAGCTCTTCGTGGCTATGTCGCGGATCAGAGGCTGGCTGGCAATGTTGAGCACCCCGTGCAGCAGGTGAATGCCGAGCCTGCTATGGGGGTTCATCATCCGGGGACCGATCTTCGGCACAGCTTGAGCCTCCGCAACCATCGGCCTCATCGCCGCTTCATAGGCAGCCAGCGCCGAAGATACATCATCGGCGCGCTGCAACTCGCCCGCCAGCACATAGGCGCCCACGACGGCCAGCGTCGTGCCGATGCCGGCCAGAGGCGTGGCGCACCAGGCCGCATCGCCCGTGAGCACCACATGTCCCTTCGACCAGCGTTTCATCCGGACCTGCCGCAAGACGTCAAAGTAGAAGTCGTCGGTCGCCTCCATTCCCGAAAGGACGCGGGATGCCTGCCAGCCGGCGTCGGCAAACCGATCGCGCATATAAGCTTTTTGACGATCCGGATCCCAATCCTGCTCCCCGTTCGCTGGCTGCTGTATCGTGAGATTGGCGCGCGTCGTGCCGTGCGTGTCCGGACGCAGGGAGATGCTTCGGCCCTCCGTCGCATTGTACCAGCGCCACATCTGGTCATCGTCAGCGACACGGGGAATGGTGAAATAGGCGATCATGAGGTCCATCCAGCGCGGATCGTTCTCGCCTTCGAACACAAGCTCGCGGGTATGCGACCCCACGCCCTCCGCAACGATCACCAGGTCGTAGGTTGCCGTGCGTCCGCTGGCGAACGTGACCGTGGCGCCGTCATCGGCGTCATCCACCTGCTGGATGGTATCGCCAAAGCGGAAGTCCACATGCTCGCGCGCCGCATCGTAAAGCAAGCGGGCAAGGTCGCCGCGGAGTATTTCCATTTCGGCGGTCGGTCCGTCGCCTTCCAGGTCATCGGTGACGAACTGCGCGGCGACCTCGCCGTCGCTGTCGATCCAGGCGGTTCCCTTCTCCCCGGTGCCCCGATCGAGTGCGGCCTGTTCAAGTCCCATTCGGCGGAGCACTTCACGGCCTACCCCGCGCACATCGACGTTCTGGCCACCATCGCGGAACTCGGGTGCACGCTCCACCACCGTCACCTCATAGCCGAAGCGCCCGAGCCACCAGGCTGTGGTTGTGCCCGCAATGCTGGCGCCGGAGATGAGAATACGATGGTGCATGAGCGCGGCCTCCTTTCGCGCATAAACATCATACGTGATATATTGTTCCCTACTCCCTCTCGAAATTTGCGACGAGGCGTTGCAGCAACAGCACCAGATGGGCGGCGTCTTCGGCTGAAAAGCCGTCAAGCCCCCTTTGATTGGCCTCGATCAGAGCCTCCCCTCCGATTCGTGCCGCCTCACGACCTTGATCAGTCAGGTCGACCAACGCCGCGCGCCGATCCGCCATCGAGGCCGTGCGTTTGATCAGTCCCATTGCGTCCAGCTTGTCGAGCAGCGCCGCCATTGCCGGCTGCTTGACCGCCGAGGAGCGAACGAGGTCGCGCTGGAGCATGGCCCCCTTCCACGACAGCAGCAGGAGCGGCCCCAGCAGCGCCAGCGTCAGGCCATGCGGCCGCAAGGCGACGTCCATCCCGCGGTTGAACAGACGCGCCGCATGATTGACCAGGTAACCCGGCGCGATCGCCGCTTCCGGATGGGTGTCGACCTTTTTGGGTTTGATATCCATGGGGCCGATTTTAACGCCCGAAGCTCACAACATCCAGGCCGGATCGACATCTAGGACTGCCGGCCCGACTGCCGGCGGCTCTGCCAAGCAGCTCGGTTGTGCGTTGCCATTTCAATATCCTTCGATGTCGCTGGCCGTTCTTCCGCCCTGACGGTCAGCAGATATTTGGCAAGACGGTTGATCACAAGACGCATTAATGGCGATGCGCTGTCGCACAGGGGGCGCACTTTCCTCGACGACATCGTCGCGGGTGCACAGGCCGGTAAGAGAAACAGGCGCGCATCGCACGCCTTAGCTCCAGGCCCTTCCAGAAACACGGCGCTTCTCTCGCTACCTGGCCTTCATCTTCCTCGGCCCGCAGATGTATCGGGGTGGGTATCGTCGTACCGTTCCCTGTGGGCGTAAATCGTGCCGAGGTGCGCGACAGACCATTCCGCCAGTTGCCGAACCGGCTCCGCCAGAGAGCGGCCAAGATCAGTCAAAGCGTACTCGACCTGTGGAGGAGCCCTGTCATGAACCTTGCGAGAAACCATCCCGTCACGTTCAAGGCTTTTAAGGGTGCGCGTCAGCATCTGCTGCGAGATACCATTGATATGTCGTTTCAGTTCGTTGAAACGGCGAGGATGCTCGCGAAGGGCGACCACAACTTGAACGCTCCACTTGTCACCTACTCTGCTGAGTATTTCGCTTACGCCGCAACAACTGCGGGCAGTTCTCGTTTCGGTGGGCATATCGATGGGACCTGCTCCTAAAAAATATCTTCTTGTCGATGCTTATACGGTTCCATATGTAGGTCGAGTCAGCGTTGTTGACCGGATTTCCTGCGGCTTTCAATCCTCGGAAACTCCATCCCACCCTGCCGACCTTCGAACTGCCAGGTCGCCTGCAATCCGACGTCGAGCGAATGAATCAGGGGCCTTCGGTTAAGCAGGCGCTGTCAGAAGAAGACCTGGCCTGAGCCCCGCTTGGCAAGGGCGATCGGGGTGGCGCTGGACTGCCGCCGCGATTATATCGTTTGCCTGGCTCTGGACAGCGACCGCTTCGTCCGGCTCCAGGTTCTGCAGGCCCGGCGTCGCCATATGCTCTTCAAGGCAGACGATCGTCATCGGTCCGTCCTTGTCGCGTGTTCCGCTTCGCCCATCCGGAGCGAGCGGTCTCCAAGGCGCCGTCGCGCGGGTCAGTCGGCCGTCAACCCGTCTTGCACTGAAGAAAACCCTGCGATGCATATTCGTCAGCCATCGCGGCGGAGACACGGAGCCACGCATCTTCATCGCCGAGCAGCTTTGCGCGCAGGTAGGCCTGTGTGACCGTCTGGATGACGGCGACACGCTGCGGATCCTCATCGGTGGTCTCGGTGAC
It encodes the following:
- a CDS encoding MarR family winged helix-turn-helix transcriptional regulator, whose amino-acid sequence is MDIKPKKVDTHPEAAIAPGYLVNHAARLFNRGMDVALRPHGLTLALLGPLLLLSWKGAMLQRDLVRSSAVKQPAMAALLDKLDAMGLIKRTASMADRRAALVDLTDQGREAARIGGEALIEANQRGLDGFSAEDAAHLVLLLQRLVANFERE
- a CDS encoding helix-turn-helix domain-containing protein; this encodes MPTETRTARSCCGVSEILSRVGDKWSVQVVVALREHPRRFNELKRHINGISQQMLTRTLKSLERDGMVSRKVHDRAPPQVEYALTDLGRSLAEPVRQLAEWSVAHLGTIYAHRERYDDTHPDTSAGRGR
- a CDS encoding ABC transporter ATP-binding protein: MTYPVHHPLSVDRKLTDRTLVSFEGVSKTYDGVVPVVDRLDLSVREGEFLSLLGPSGSGKTTTLMMLAGFEEPTAGEILLSGHSLANVPPHRRDIGMVFQDYALFPHMTVAQNLAYPLKLRRVDAGQIRLRVDRALEMVNLSGLGKRSPAALSGGQRQRVAVARALIFEPRLVLMDEPLGALDRQLREQLQVELKRLHSDLGLTIVYVTHDQGEALTLSDRIALFHKGRIEQLGAPRDLYERPDTAFVAGFIGDNNLLQAKVQASGISSCCVQLASGQSLDARPVRAFQPGDDVLLAIRPEAIRVGGGDGSTAFDGVIEEIFYLGDQTRLRCVTERGESLQVKISTFTHPVRLEPGEKIPLVIDRDAVRALPPERSDGVRS
- a CDS encoding ABC transporter permease, producing the protein MKRQLRRVEWIREIKALILTAPALLLLASAFVLPLLFFGYRAVDNSDIVDNLPRTVAAMPGWQNDEFPPDGVVQALANDISALRGKPALAILARTLNYHRPGYRSLIQKTASSLQEAAGADARAKLIGLDERWADKEIWFLLRRESSRWTPLFVLAAVDLERKADSSIGMVEANRAVYQRVFARTLVASVAVAGICLVLGYAFAFALVRLSNVLGRVVLLVVLVSLWTSLLVRTLAWIIILQRNGVLNAALMGVGLTDQPIQLIRTWFAVIIAMVHLLLPMMILPIASVMRAIPPSYVRAARSLGASPMQAFWSVYVPQTFPGVSVGVVLVATAALGFFITPELLGGPEHQMVSYFIAFFTNMSVNWGLAAALGAWLLLVTSALFAAVYFLIGRTRSVQ
- a CDS encoding ABC transporter substrate-binding protein, with amino-acid sequence MACKPILPLMLAALLTSGPAWADAVRIASWGGVVSDANRIAYWAPYEKETGTKIVEDTFNGEIAKARAQVEAGTYQWDIAEMEDAEAVTGCEEGLYEKLDLSRLPIADLLPNTYNDCGIVSLTSGTGLAYNKAKLPNGPQTWADFFDTGKFPGKRGLRKSATITLEIALLGAGVPKEDVYTTLATKEGQDKAFAMLDSIKDHIVWWSSGTELIQGFLSEEFDIAVAYNGRIGAANKTQGQELEFVWNADYLIGNNQWVILKDSPNAAAAMNFIAWATAPEHQAEFMRHIDYASANSKAFTLLEPQYLTYMPNTAERVKFGIPPNVAVWRDNLDSLTERFNSWASE
- a CDS encoding FAD-dependent monooxygenase; the encoded protein is MHHRILISGASIAGTTTAWWLGRFGYEVTVVERAPEFRDGGQNVDVRGVGREVLRRMGLEQAALDRGTGEKGTAWIDSDGEVAAQFVTDDLEGDGPTAEMEILRGDLARLLYDAAREHVDFRFGDTIQQVDDADDGATVTFASGRTATYDLVIVAEGVGSHTRELVFEGENDPRWMDLMIAYFTIPRVADDDQMWRWYNATEGRSISLRPDTHGTTRANLTIQQPANGEQDWDPDRQKAYMRDRFADAGWQASRVLSGMEATDDFYFDVLRQVRMKRWSKGHVVLTGDAAWCATPLAGIGTTLAVVGAYVLAGELQRADDVSSALAAYEAAMRPMVAEAQAVPKIGPRMMNPHSRLGIHLLHGVLNIASQPLIRDIATKSFAREPTSPDLDRYAALSASFDQEGA
- a CDS encoding SDR family oxidoreductase encodes the protein MELQGKRVVITGAAGGAGVVLSQKFSSAGARVHICDINSAAVASVVSPDAGISGSICDCGNVDDVARLFDDALARLGGLDVLINNVGIAGPTALAEDVTTQDWDRTIAVNLSGFFYCVRLAIPLLKQAGGGTILNVSSTSARTALPMRLPYTVSKVGVLGMTETLARELGPSNIRVNSILPGWIDNERGNAVFNRKAAALGVDSQELKAEGLSFISMRTQIQPEEIADMMIFLCSDRARHVSGQHIGVCGNAEYER